Within Sphingobium sp. SCG-1, the genomic segment CCCCGTGCGCGTCACGTCAGCGTCCAGCCGCATTGCGCCGCGACCTATTCCCGCAGCCCTGCCCTCACCATCGGACCATGCCGCGCGCCCCGCCGCGGCCAACCGCTCCGCCTCCGATGTCTCAAGCGGCAGGTCGGGCGGCGTCGGGAAACCGGGAAACCATTCCCCATACAGATCGCTGGCGCAGACCAGCCGCCCGGAACGATCGGTTACGGCGATGGCCATGCTGGACGCATCGGCAGCGGCGCGCGCCACGGTCCAGTCGGGAACGGCATCCAGATCGACGGCTTCGTTAGGGAACAATCGCGTGAACCATGCGCCTAACGCCGCCACCGCGATCAGCGCCGCCGCGAATCCGCCCGCCAGCGCAGGTTGGCCCACGACGAAGTAAATGAGTCCCGCGCAGGCAAGCGCTGCAACTCCCAGCATCGGCAAAAGCCCGCGCAACGGCCGTGGCGCCGCCATCGCAAGCATCTCGTTCTTTTGCGATATAGTGCCCTGTGCCGCCATAAGGTGGCGCTCTCCCGTCAACCTGAGCGTGTCAGGCAGCGCGGGTCAGACGGCTGCCGTTTCTTCCATAGAACCGGATTTGCCGCACTTGCCAATCCTCAATTTGCGCGCATGCCATTTCCGGCTCATGCGGATACGCCAGAAACCCACCGCGATGAGGTAGCCCACCGCCGCCGACACCACGGAGATAACCGCCAGCCCGAACAGCATGGCGGGCGCCGCTTCGGAGAACAGCCATGCCATCCACTGCTGGACGCCGGCATGATTGTGCACCAGCGCCATGAAGCCCGACGCATCGGCGGTCCGCCCCAGCATGAAATTGCCGACATAGACCGACGCCCACAGGATGAATGGTGTCGTCGCGGGATTGCTGAGGAACGTCATCGCCGCCGCCACCGGAATATTGGCCCGCACCGGCAGCGCCAGCAAGGCCGCCCCCGCGATCTGGATACCGGGGATCAGCAGGAAAATGCCCACGAGCAGCCCCAGCGCCACGCCGCGCGGCACCGACCGTCGCGTAAAGCGCCACAACGATGGCTCCAGTACGCGATGCGCCACGGGCGCGATGAAGCGGTTATGCTCCATCGACTCGCGGGTCGGGGCATTGGCATGCCACCATCGCGTCAGGCGGCTCATCTAGCCGCGATCCTTCATGATGCGCGCCGCGTCCCGCTTCCAGTCGCGATCCTTGATGACCTCGCGCTTGTCGTGCAGCTTCTTGCCCTTGGCGATCGCCAGTTCGACCTTGGCCCGGCCTTTGCTGTTGAAATAGACCATCAGCGGCACGATCGTCATGCCCTGCCGCTCGACCGCGCTGTGCATCTTGTTGATCTCGCGCTCATGCAGCAGCAGCTTGCGCGGGCGCTTGGGTTCGTGGTTCTCGCGGTTGCCATGGCTATATTCGGGGATGTTGCTGTTCACCAGGAAGACCTGGCTCCCCTTCACCTCGGCATAGCTTTCGGCGATCGATCCCTCGCCGCCTCGCAAGGCTTTCACTTCGGTGCCCTGCAAGGCGATGCCCGCTTCGAACACGTCCTCGATGAAATACTCGAAGCGCGCGCGCCGGTTCTCGGCGACGATCTTCTTCTTGTCGAACGTTTCGGGACGGGGGCGGGCCATGATTTCCTAAATTAAC encodes:
- the smpB gene encoding SsrA-binding protein SmpB is translated as MARPRPETFDKKKIVAENRRARFEYFIEDVFEAGIALQGTEVKALRGGEGSIAESYAEVKGSQVFLVNSNIPEYSHGNRENHEPKRPRKLLLHEREINKMHSAVERQGMTIVPLMVYFNSKGRAKVELAIAKGKKLHDKREVIKDRDWKRDAARIMKDRG
- a CDS encoding DUF2062 domain-containing protein, coding for MSRLTRWWHANAPTRESMEHNRFIAPVAHRVLEPSLWRFTRRSVPRGVALGLLVGIFLLIPGIQIAGAALLALPVRANIPVAAAMTFLSNPATTPFILWASVYVGNFMLGRTADASGFMALVHNHAGVQQWMAWLFSEAAPAMLFGLAVISVVSAAVGYLIAVGFWRIRMSRKWHARKLRIGKCGKSGSMEETAAV